ATTTCCTTTCTTACACTTTTTGCCCTAAGCTGGCTCGCGCCTTTGCCAGCCCGACTTCAAAATTTAACGACTGAGCATAGTAAAGACTGGATCGCCAAGTCCAATAAATACACACAAATGCTGGTTGAACTGGATATCAAATATTCACCGGAAACAGGTTCTTCGCAGGGATTAGCCATTTATGATACGCAAATTTCTGTTCCAACAATGGCAAATCTTCTGGCACAAAGAAAAGATGAAGAATTGTTATTGACCAAATACGTTGCTGCACTCAAAATTGAAAAAGATCCGGCGGTTATTCAGGACCTTAACATTTTAATAAGCCATTTGAAACTTGGATTTCGCCAGCAGGATTTTGAGCGGAACCGGCAAGTACCATTTTTAAACGCGGCGTCAGCAATTTACGGTGGACTGGAAATTTTGCTGGACGACCAGACTCCGGCTGAGAGACACGCCGCGGCTGTCGCCAGAATTCGCAAATATGCCGGTTTGGAAAAAGGTTATAAGTCATTGACATCTATTTTTCAGCAACGGGTTTCGAGCCAGATCGCGGGGAAAAATATGATTTATCCATCCAGACAACAGATGGAAGTAGATTTATCCCGGAACGCCAGTATCATCGAAGGCATTTCTGAATTGTGTAAAAAATATAAACTGACAGGTTGGGATGAACCTTATGCGCAGTTAAAAAAGCAGGTTGAAGATTATGACAAATGGACACGGGAAAATGTTCTGACAAAAGCCAGAACTGATTATCGTTTGCCTCCCGAAGAATATGCTCTGGCGCTGGAAGCTTACGGGATTGATATTCCCCCGGCTGAACTGGCCAAACTGGCACATACCGGTTTTACGGATATTCAAAATGAAATGAAATCAATTGCAGAACAGATTGCAAAGGAAAGAAATCTGTCTTCGAGCGATTATCGTTTTGTGATTAAAGAATTGAAAAAGAAACAGATACACGGCGACTCCATCATTGCATTGTATGAACTCCATTTGAAAGATATTGAAGAAATCATTCGCAAACATGAACTGGTAACTTTGCCAAACAGACCGGCAATTATTCGTCTGGCTACTGCGGCAGAAACGGCACAAGGTCCTGCACCACACATGGTTCCGCCGCCATTCCTGAATAATACCGGTCAGCGTGGCGTTTTTGTTTTGCCTTTAAACATGCCGCCTGCACCAGGAGAAAAAGAAGGTTTGAAATTTGATGATTTTACCTTTGACGCCGCTTCCTGGACAATAACAGCCCACGAAGCAAGACCGGGTCACGAACTTCAATTTGATAAAATGGTTGAAGAAGGCGTTTCACAAGCTCGTTCTTTGTACGCTTTCAATTCAACAAATGCAGAAGGATGGGGATTGTATTCTGAATACATTACCAAGCCTTATATGCCTTTGGAAGGACAACTCGTTTCGCTCGATTACCGGCTTTTGAGAGCGGCCCGTGCATTTCTGGATCCGGAATTGCAGGCCGGAACAATCACGCCGGAAAAGGCACTTGATGTTTTAATGAACGACGTCGTTCAGTCAAAAGCTTTTGCGCAACAGGAAGTGGAACGGTATACTTTGCGGGCACCCGGACAAGCCAATAGTTACTATTACGGTTACCTCAAAATGATTGCGCTGAGAAAAGATACAGAGGCAGCTTTGGGTGACAAATTTAAAGCAATTCGTTTTCATGATTTTATATTGTCACAAGGCTTGCTGCCACCTGTTTTGATTCGGGATGCGGTTTTTAAAGAATTTATTCCCGCCGAGAAAAAGCGTTAATTATTCATAACTTTTACCGTTTTTAACAACTCAAATCCAGCTCCTTTTCTTCCGGGAATTAAGAGCTGGATTTTTTATTTTACAAAAAGGATTTTATTAGAAATTCGTTTCAACCCACTCCCTGTATCCGGCTGGTTTTCTCTTTCAGATAAATTTCTTCTTCTCTTCAAAAGAAACATTTTCCCCTTTTTTAAATTGGACAATAATTTTTGAACGATTATTCAACTATCCCGGTTTTTTTGTTGTTAGTATGAGTGGCAGCTTGGTAATTACAGTATGTCACATTCAGTTACAAATTTGCATCAACAACAGTTATGAATGTCTTTCACAGACTTTTCAATCATAAAAAAGGCTTAACAATGGATACAAAGGAATCAAAAAATATAGCTTATTCGGTGCTGGATCTTGCCACGGTTATTGAAGGTAAAACGCCGGCGGATACTTTCAAGACCAGTCTGGAACTGGCAAAAGAGGCAGAAAAACTTGGCTACACACGCTATTGGCTTGCTGAGCATCACAATATGATCAGCGTTGCAAGTTCTGCCACTGCTGTTCTTATCGGCTACATCGCCGGCGGAACTTCTACGATCCGTGTAGGCTCGGGAGGTATTATGCTGCCAAATCATGCGCCGCTTGTAGTGGCTGAACAATTCGGAACGCTGGCATCTTTATATCCTGACAGAATTGATCTGGGTTTGGGGCGTGCTCCCGGAACCGACCAGATGACTGCAAGGGCGATCCGTGGTGAAAATTTCAATGCGGTTCACAATTTCCCAAGCGACATTGAAACACTTCAGACCCTTTTCTCAAAAAATAATAAAACCGGTAAAATTCGTGCAATTCCGGGTGATGGCCTGGAAGTTCCCATCTGGATTTTAGGATCGAGTACGGATAGTGCACGTGTGGCGGCTGCAATGGGGTTGCCTTATGCATTTGCAAGCCATTTTGCACCAGCTTATTTTCTTGAAGCAATAGAATTATATAGAAAAAATTTCCGTCCGTCTATTTATCTGGACAAACCTTATGTGATGGCTTGCGTCAACGTAATTGCCGCAGATACGGATGCCGAAGCTGACAGATTATCAACTTCTGTTCTCCAATTCTTTCTAGGCGTAGTTAGCGGAAGTCGTAAACTTTTGCAGCCTCCGGTTGACAGTATGGACGATATCTGGAATTTCCAGGAGGAACATGCGGTGAATCAAATGCTTGCCTATTCATTCATCGGCGGACCGGAAAAGCTGAAAAAGAAATTAACTGCATTTTTCGAAAAAACGCAGGTTGATGAAGTAATGGCAACTTCTCATATTTTTGACCACCAGGCAAGAATCGTATCTTATCAGCTTTTCTCGCAAGTTGTGCAGGAAATTAATTCTGTCGAGGCTTGAAAAATATTTAAATTAAGAACAGGCTGCTTCCGGAATTTTGGAAGCAGCCTTTTTTATTAACCTCTTGATGCATTTATTTTTATATAAGACTTCCCATAAATCCGCGATTCGTCCAAGTAAATCCGTGACCCGTTAAGAAATCACATATCCGGTCCCCCGACCTTTGTCAGGAATTAAAAAACAGAATTTACTGACAATTGAATCAGGCAAAACAATATGAATACGAATCAAAATAAAACGTTTGAAGAAACAAAAGTTGTTATCATCGGCGCCGGCGTGTCCGGTTTGACATTGGCAACTTTCCTGCAAAAATCTGGGGTAGCTTGCGTAGTTCTCGAAAGGCGAGATCGCGCTTATACGGAAACAAGGCAACGGGCAGGTGTTGTTGATGCGCGCGCAGTACAAATGTTCGAACGGTGGAATATGGCCGATAGGCTTCTTAGTGGTCCGGTCGCCCAGACAATTGATTACCGGCTCAATGGCCACAGTCGGATTTTTGAGGTTGCGGGAGAAGACGGAAGCCCGGGCAGATTCTGTACGCAGCAGATGCTTATCATTAACCTGTTGCAGGAACTGATTGATAATATGGCAGGTGATGTCCGTTTTGAGGTAACCGACGTGGTTATTCAAAATGAGGAGGATCAACATCCGCTGGTCTCCTATTCTGATGCTAGTGGTTCTCACCAAATTCGCTGCGATTATATCATCGGTTGTGATGGTGACCGCGGTGTCAGCCGGGCTTCGATTCCTCAGGGAATCCTGACAAGGTATAGTCATGAGTTTGGTTACGCATGGCTGGCAGCACTTGTTGAAGCGCCCGTTACTGGAAATCCAATTATGGGCATCAGTGATTATGGCTGTGTTGCCCAGCTTCCCCGCGGTCCGCATAGAAGCAGGTATTATCTTCAATGCGCACTAAGTGATGGTCATGAAGACTGGTCAGATGAACGGCTTTGGAATGAAATCCGGCTGCGGCTCAGTGATAATGCTATTGAAAATGCTACCGTTCACGACAAATTTTTCGTTCCGTTGCGGAGCGTGGTTTATGCTCCAATGCAATATCGAAATCTTTTTCTAGCCGGTGACGCAGCGCATCTCGTACCTCCTGCCAGTGCCAAAGGAATGAATCTGGCTCTTTTTGACATAGACATATTGTCGAAAGCTCTGCTTGGTGCTATACTTGATCAGGACAAAACTGCATTGGAAAATTATTCAGATACTGTCCTTCCACATATTTGGAATTACCAGGATTTCAGTGTCTGGATGACTGATATGA
The nucleotide sequence above comes from Dyadobacter subterraneus. Encoded proteins:
- a CDS encoding DUF885 domain-containing protein; this encodes MSKKLSSISFLTLFALSWLAPLPARLQNLTTEHSKDWIAKSNKYTQMLVELDIKYSPETGSSQGLAIYDTQISVPTMANLLAQRKDEELLLTKYVAALKIEKDPAVIQDLNILISHLKLGFRQQDFERNRQVPFLNAASAIYGGLEILLDDQTPAERHAAAVARIRKYAGLEKGYKSLTSIFQQRVSSQIAGKNMIYPSRQQMEVDLSRNASIIEGISELCKKYKLTGWDEPYAQLKKQVEDYDKWTRENVLTKARTDYRLPPEEYALALEAYGIDIPPAELAKLAHTGFTDIQNEMKSIAEQIAKERNLSSSDYRFVIKELKKKQIHGDSIIALYELHLKDIEEIIRKHELVTLPNRPAIIRLATAAETAQGPAPHMVPPPFLNNTGQRGVFVLPLNMPPAPGEKEGLKFDDFTFDAASWTITAHEARPGHELQFDKMVEEGVSQARSLYAFNSTNAEGWGLYSEYITKPYMPLEGQLVSLDYRLLRAARAFLDPELQAGTITPEKALDVLMNDVVQSKAFAQQEVERYTLRAPGQANSYYYGYLKMIALRKDTEAALGDKFKAIRFHDFILSQGLLPPVLIRDAVFKEFIPAEKKR
- a CDS encoding LLM class flavin-dependent oxidoreductase, whose amino-acid sequence is MDTKESKNIAYSVLDLATVIEGKTPADTFKTSLELAKEAEKLGYTRYWLAEHHNMISVASSATAVLIGYIAGGTSTIRVGSGGIMLPNHAPLVVAEQFGTLASLYPDRIDLGLGRAPGTDQMTARAIRGENFNAVHNFPSDIETLQTLFSKNNKTGKIRAIPGDGLEVPIWILGSSTDSARVAAAMGLPYAFASHFAPAYFLEAIELYRKNFRPSIYLDKPYVMACVNVIAADTDAEADRLSTSVLQFFLGVVSGSRKLLQPPVDSMDDIWNFQEEHAVNQMLAYSFIGGPEKLKKKLTAFFEKTQVDEVMATSHIFDHQARIVSYQLFSQVVQEINSVEA
- a CDS encoding 4-hydroxybenzoate 3-monooxygenase, producing MNTNQNKTFEETKVVIIGAGVSGLTLATFLQKSGVACVVLERRDRAYTETRQRAGVVDARAVQMFERWNMADRLLSGPVAQTIDYRLNGHSRIFEVAGEDGSPGRFCTQQMLIINLLQELIDNMAGDVRFEVTDVVIQNEEDQHPLVSYSDASGSHQIRCDYIIGCDGDRGVSRASIPQGILTRYSHEFGYAWLAALVEAPVTGNPIMGISDYGCVAQLPRGPHRSRYYLQCALSDGHEDWSDERLWNEIRLRLSDNAIENATVHDKFFVPLRSVVYAPMQYRNLFLAGDAAHLVPPASAKGMNLALFDIDILSKALLGAILDQDKTALENYSDTVLPHIWNYQDFSVWMTDMMHDAGDPGQHGTFRQMTARARLDNLFNSPTAARMHSEYQRGTN